TGGCCTTTCCTCTACTGTAAAACCTAATTTAGCCAGCGACTCTACCCCAAAATGGGCCTCGCCCGCTACTGTAATCGCGCTATATTCGCGGCGATCCCAGTAATTTTTACGCATCCGGTCAAAAGCCACCGCCATTTCCGGGCTTCCCGCCATCGTTTGGCCCATTTCACGGCGGAACAAACCGTCATCGCGGCGCACATCATAGATGAGCTGGGTCAGGCTAAAGAGGGTCGGCTCGTCCCATTTCCGGCTTAGCGCCACCTGCGGAACCGGCGCAACCGGCAATAGGCTGGCCGCACTCACTTCCTTGGCCAGACCAAGGAATTGGCAATAGCTGTTATAGACCATGGTGGTACCGCGTGCCTTGCCTTCCAGGCCATAACCGGCAACATGCGGGGTCGCAAAGGCCAGCAACGGCAGCAGCGCCAAGTCGACCTGCGGCTCATGCTCGAACACATCCAGCACTGCCGTCAGTGCCTTGCCCTCATCCGATTGGCTCTGTTGCAGCGCCAACTTCAGTGCCTGGTTGTCAACAACCGGGCCCCGAGCGGCATTGATCAGTATGGCGCCCGGCTGCATGTCCGCAATAAAGGCCTCATCAACCAAGTGGTGGGTTGGATAGTCCCCCTCTCGGGTGATCGGCGTATGCAGGGTGATCACATCGCACTGCGAGCGGATATCTTGTAGCGAATGAAATTTTCGGCTGTCACCCTGCTGCTCTTTAATAGGATCGTTAAGCATGTAGTCTATGCCCAGCGCGTCCAGGCATTGGGCCAGGTAACTGCCGACATTGCCCGCCCCGATGATCCCGACTTTTTTGTCGAAAATCGAAAAGCCCTGTTGCTGGCCGAGCACCAGCAAGCTGCTCAGCACATACTCGGCCACCCCAACTTTGTTGCAACCGGGTGCCGCAGTAAAGGTAATTCCCTTCTGGGCGAGCAGGGCTTGATCAACATGGTCCTGGCCGGCAGTGGCGGTACCAACAAACTGCAATTTGTTGGCTTTGGCCAGCAAGGCATCGTTAACCTTGGTCACCGAGCGGATCATCAACGCATCGATATCTACCAAATCCTCAGCAGTCATTGTCCTGCCCGGCTTGCTGATCACCTCGCCCAGTTGGCCAAACAGCGCCTCGGCGTAAGGCATATTTTCGTCAATGAGGATTTTCATAAAACGTCCTTCGATGGTTATTTGTATATGGCAGATGCTATTGGATGTTGAGGGAGTGTCAAGTGATTCATGGGCGATGGGCGATGGGCGATGGGCGATGGGCGATGGGCGATGGGCGATGGGCGATGGGCGATGGGCGACCCAAATTGTTTGCAAGAGCCTAACCATGTCAATCTCTTGCTTTTCCTCTAGCCTCTGGCCGTTTTTGCCTATCAGCCAAGCTCTTACCCATAAAAAAGCCCAGCAGATTCTCTGCTGGGCGAAGGTCCAGGAATAAAAACACCGACTGGGATCATAGACAGCTCCCGCAAAAGAAAATACTATTCACACAGCCAATGTCGCGTCTGTTTTTTAGGCACTGACTTGAGGTCAAAAGGCTAGAGCAGTCTCCGCAAAAAAACTATCTAGCTGATAAACTTAGTCAGTGCCACCCCCTGGAAAATGACAAAAGTCGGTTAAGCTTCGTATTTCTTGATAACCAGTGTCGCGTTAGTGCCGCCGAAACCAAAGCTGTTGGACATCACAGTTTTCAGCTCTTGCTCGCGTGTCTCAGTCACAATATCCAAACCTTCAGCAGCTGGATCCAGGTTATCGATATTGATGCTTGGTGCGATAAAACCATTGTCTAACATCAACGTCGAGTAGATCGCCTCGTGCACACCTGCCGCACCCAGTGCGTGACCAGTCATTGCCTTGGTTGCCGAAATCGCCGGGCTGTTGTCACCAAACAGCTCCTGGATAGCCCCTAGCTCTTTCACATCACCTACCGGCGTAGACGTACCGTGGGTGTTGATGTAATCAATGCTGTCCACATCCTGCATCGCCATCTTCATACAACGCACGGCACCTTCGCCCGATGGCGCAACCATGTCGTAGCCATCAGATGTCGCGCCGTAGCCGACGATTTCGCCGTAGATTTTCGCGCCGCGAGCCAAAGCATGCTCCAGCTCTTCGATAACCAGCATACCGCCGCCACCAGAGATAACGAAACCGTCACGGTCGGCATCGTAAGTACGTGATGCCTTGGTTGGGTTGTCGTTGTACTTGGTTGATAGCGCGCCCATGGCATCGAACATCATGGTTAGCGACCAGTCTAGCTCTTCACCACCACCGGCAAAGACCACGTCCTGCTTGCCAAGCTGAATAAGCTCAAGCGCATGGCCGATACAGTGAGCCGACGTTGCACACGCAGAGCTCATGGTATAGTTCACACCACGGATTTTGAACGGTGTGGCCAAACACGCCGAAACGGTTGAAGACATGGTACGCGGCACCATGTATGGCCCCACACGCTTCACACCCTTTTCGCGCAGAATATCCACTGCCGCAACCTGGTTGTAAGAAGACGCACCACCAGAGCCAGCCACCAGGCCGGTACGGTCGTTGGACACCTGATCTTCGGTCAGGCCCGCATCTTCAATTGCTTGTTCCATCGATAAGTAAGCGAACGCAGCAGCATCGCCCATGAAACGCATTTTCTTACGGTCGATATGCTCTGCAGGGACCATTTTCAAATCGCCCCAAACATTACTGCGCAGCTTCATTTCTGCAAACTGTTCAGAGAAGCTGATACCGGATTTACCCGTTTTCAATGACTCCAGCACTTCTTTAACGTTGTTACCAATGCTGGACACAATACCCATGCCTGTAATTACGGCTCGTTTCATGATGAATTCCTACTGTCATTTATACCCAAATAACCTCAGCCAAAACAAACATCAACCTGAGGTGACTTGGGTATAACGTTGACGATAATAACGGGTTTAGCCGCCAAAAGTGGTCAGCTTTCCTGTTGATCAGGTACAATCCTCGGCAATAACCAACTATGAGGCTTCGCCCCTTGTCTGATAAAGCCCAACAGTCACCTGATACAGCCGCGCCTTCCGCCAGCCAAACCCCCTCGGCAAAAATCGAAAATGCCGTACTGGACTGGAATGAATCAGGCACCCCTGTATCCAATGACTTTGACGATGTCTATTTCTCCAATGCCAATGGCCTGGAAGAAACCCGCTACGTCTTCCTTCACCAAAATGGCTTGCCTGCACGCTGGGAATCTTTTGACCGCCGCCGTTTTGTGGTGGCCGAAACCGGATTCGGAACCGGTCTCAACTTCCTTGCCGTCTGGCAGTGGTTCAAAGCATTCCGCCAGGCTAACCCGGAAGCGACCACCAAAGAGCTGCATTTCATCAGCTTTGAAAAATTCCCGGTCACCAAAGACGATCTGATCAAGGCCCACCAATCATGGCCGGAGCTGGCCGAGTTCGCCAGCCAACTCCATGCCCATTACCCGCCAGCCGTGGCCGATTGCCACCGCATCGTGCTGGAAGATGGCATGATCACCCTTGACCTGTGGTTTGGTGATATCAAAGACTGCATGCCACAAGTATGGACGAATCATGACGGTATCGTCGATGCGTGGTTCCTCGACGGGTTTGCCCCAAGCAAGAACCCGGAAATGTGGAACCAAGATCTGTTCAACGGCATGGCCAAACTCGCCCGCACCGGCTGTACCACCGCGACCTTCACTGCCGCCGGTTTTGTCCGCCGCGGCCTGATCGAGGCCGGTTTTGACATGAAGAAAGTCAAAGGCTTCGGCACCAAGCGGGAGATGCTGGCCGGCAGTGTGATTGAGCGAAAATACGGCAGCAACGTCAAGCCATGGTACAAGCGTCAGCCAGCCTGCCTGGCGAATCAACAAGATGACAGCGGCATTGCGCTCATTGGTGGCGGTGTCGGCTCGGCGACAACGGCACTGGCCCTGGCGCGACGCGGCATCAACACCACCCTCTATTGTGCCGACGAACTGCCTGCCGAAGGGGCATCCGGCAACCGCCAAGGCGCAGTCTATCCGCTGCTCAACGGCTCAAACGACGCCCTATCGCGCTTTTTTGCCCCGGCATTTCTGTATGCCCGCCAGTTTGTCGAACAAGCAGCGAAGCACAAACAATTTGCCCATGAGTGGTGCGGTGTCACCCAGCTGGCCTGGGATGACAATGCCACCAGCAAGCTGGACAAAATGATGACCGGCGGCTTCCCGCAGCAGCTCATCCGCCAGTTGGATGTCGACCAAACCGAACAGGTCACCGGTGTGGCTTCGGGCCACAGCAGCGTCAACTACCCGCTAGGCGGCTGGCTATGCCCGCAGGAGCTGACCCGCGCCTTGATTGAACAAGCGCAGCAAATGGGTTGCCTTGAGCTAAAAACCCTAACCGATATTGAGCAGCTCACCCAACAAGACGACGGCAGTTGGCTGCTGGCCGATCAGCATGGCCAGCACTACCAACATGGTACCGTCATTGTAGCCAACGGCCACCGCTTTGCCGAATTCCCGCAGACCCAGGACATTCCGGCCTACTCTGTTCGCGGCCAGGTGAGCCATATTCCGACCAACCCAACACTGAACCCGCTGAAAACCGTGCTCTGTTACGATGGCTATCTGACACCCGTTAATGCCACAGGTGACAGCCACTGCATCGGTGCCAGCTACCGCCGGGGCAGTACCGACCTGGCCTTCAGCCCGGAAGAGCATGCCGACAACAAGCAGCGTTTGGTTGACTGCCTGCCTGCAGCAAGCTGGCCTCAGGATATTGACATGTCAGCGGAACAAGCACGTGTCGGGGTACGCTGTGCCAGCCGCGATCACCTGCCATTTGTGGGCGAT
This Photobacterium gaetbulicola Gung47 DNA region includes the following protein-coding sequences:
- a CDS encoding erythronate-4-phosphate dehydrogenase (COG0111), with translation MKILIDENMPYAEALFGQLGEVISKPGRTMTAEDLVDIDALMIRSVTKVNDALLAKANKLQFVGTATAGQDHVDQALLAQKGITFTAAPGCNKVGVAEYVLSSLLVLGQQQGFSIFDKKVGIIGAGNVGSYLAQCLDALGIDYMLNDPIKEQQGDSRKFHSLQDIRSQCDVITLHTPITREGDYPTHHLVDEAFIADMQPGAILINAARGPVVDNQALKLALQQSQSDEGKALTAVLDVFEHEPQVDLALLPLLAFATPHVAGYGLEGKARGTTMVYNSYCQFLGLAKEVSAASLLPVAPVPQVALSRKWDEPTLFSLTQLIYDVRRDDGLFRREMGQTMAGSPEMAVAFDRMRKNYWDRREYSAITVAGEAHFGVESLAKLGFTVEERP
- a CDS encoding 3-ketoacyl-ACP synthase FabB (COG0304) — its product is MKRAVITGMGIVSSIGNNVKEVLESLKTGKSGISFSEQFAEMKLRSNVWGDLKMVPAEHIDRKKMRFMGDAAAFAYLSMEQAIEDAGLTEDQVSNDRTGLVAGSGGASSYNQVAAVDILREKGVKRVGPYMVPRTMSSTVSACLATPFKIRGVNYTMSSACATSAHCIGHALELIQLGKQDVVFAGGGEELDWSLTMMFDAMGALSTKYNDNPTKASRTYDADRDGFVISGGGGMLVIEELEHALARGAKIYGEIVGYGATSDGYDMVAPSGEGAVRCMKMAMQDVDSIDYINTHGTSTPVGDVKELGAIQELFGDNSPAISATKAMTGHALGAAGVHEAIYSTLMLDNGFIAPSINIDNLDPAAEGLDIVTETREQELKTVMSNSFGFGGTNATLVIKKYEA
- a CDS encoding 5-methylaminomethyl-2-thiouridine methyltransferase (COG0665,COG4121); translation: MRLRPLSDKAQQSPDTAAPSASQTPSAKIENAVLDWNESGTPVSNDFDDVYFSNANGLEETRYVFLHQNGLPARWESFDRRRFVVAETGFGTGLNFLAVWQWFKAFRQANPEATTKELHFISFEKFPVTKDDLIKAHQSWPELAEFASQLHAHYPPAVADCHRIVLEDGMITLDLWFGDIKDCMPQVWTNHDGIVDAWFLDGFAPSKNPEMWNQDLFNGMAKLARTGCTTATFTAAGFVRRGLIEAGFDMKKVKGFGTKREMLAGSVIERKYGSNVKPWYKRQPACLANQQDDSGIALIGGGVGSATTALALARRGINTTLYCADELPAEGASGNRQGAVYPLLNGSNDALSRFFAPAFLYARQFVEQAAKHKQFAHEWCGVTQLAWDDNATSKLDKMMTGGFPQQLIRQLDVDQTEQVTGVASGHSSVNYPLGGWLCPQELTRALIEQAQQMGCLELKTLTDIEQLTQQDDGSWLLADQHGQHYQHGTVIVANGHRFAEFPQTQDIPAYSVRGQVSHIPTNPTLNPLKTVLCYDGYLTPVNATGDSHCIGASYRRGSTDLAFSPEEHADNKQRLVDCLPAASWPQDIDMSAEQARVGVRCASRDHLPFVGDVCQYKPLLEQYADLKNQQEGAQDIPVYPNLYAMIGLGSRGLSSAPLLGELLASQICGDPLPLPNSVLEALHPGRMWVRKLVKGKKV